The genomic region AAACGGAGAATGGAGGATTAAGGGGGTTACAGCTCTGGGTGAATCTTCCAGCCGAGAAGAAGATGACACAACCCACATATCGAGGCTATGACAGAAGTTCAATTCCCGAAGTAGAACCGTCAGAAGGTGTTAAAGTAAAAGTAATAGCTGGAACGGTATCTGACGTGGAAGGACCAATTCAGGATATTGCTATTAGACCCGAATATTTGGATGTGACAATGCAACCTGAATCCGAGTTCCGGCACACAGTTCCAGAAAAGCATACAGCTTTTGCCTACATGCTCGATGGCGAAGCTGAGTTTGGGAAGAAAAGAAAAAAGGCGTCTGCTCGTGAATTGGTGGTTCTTGAAACAGGAACAAAAGTATTGGTTAGAACCGATGAAGGTCTTACTCGTTTCATACTGGCTTCCGGAAAACCTCTTGGAGAACCAGTAGCTTGGCGTGGTTCTGTTGTGATGAACACACAAGAGGAAGTCCGGCAAGCATTCAGTGAGGTGAGGAATGGTACCTTTGTCAAGGCTCAATGAATGAGATGGCAGTGTTATCTTCCATCGATTCCAGGAATAACCGTTGTATTTTTCAACTGGAATAACATTCAGCATTACGACCAATATGTGTAAGCTATGGATGACCAAACCCAGCAATTCGTTACAAGTGAATTACTTTGCAATAGCTGGATTCGAGCCGCCAATAGATGAACTAGGAAACGCTCTGACCGATTTGGATTACGAGATTAGAACTAGCTTTTCATCCGATAAGGCTGATCTGACGAGAATCGTTAAGGAAGACAGCGGGATTCTGCTGCATGATTCAATAGGCGGTGGAGAAAGGTACCTAACAGGAATTGCCTTGCCACTTGCATCTAACATCCCCCAGCTCAGACGAAGCTGGAAGATCTATAGAGCCGCAGCCATTATTTTCGTTATATACATAGGAGCCTTGCTTGGTGTTGCTCTTGCTGGACTGGGCGTTCGGGGAGGTCCTAGACCATATCTGCTTGAATGGCTTACAGATAGCTGGATTCCTCTCGCTGGTGTAGGCATTCTGCTCTTGGTAGTGTCGTACTACTTCGCATTCAAATTCAATCAAATCAGTTTGCCAGATAGAAATCATGCTGCTGCTGAGATGGTTCGTTCTGATTTGGAGCATGTTCTCAGCACAATCTGCTCAGAATTTGAAGGCGAGATGCTTTCCGGAACAGAAAAGGCATATACGCCATGGTATGATATTCCTAGCATTTTGCCAGATTCGGCTTTCGAGGCATTCGATCAGCTGATTGAAGTAGTAGAGGGGCTAGACAAAATCGATGGGACTATCCTAGATATCAACCAGGCTGAAATCCCACAAGACACCCTCCGAACGTACTAGGGAGCGGTTTCCGCACTCCAATCTCGGAATATTGCTTCAAATTCAATAACAGATACTATGTCAGAAATGAGAAAGCGCATAGTTTTTCTGGAACGCGTAAATAAGTAGTATCGTCCAAAATGTGCAAATTGTGGTTTACTGAGCCAAGCAAATCCTTAGGCCTGAATTACTTTGTAATCGAAGGGTCCAGATTCTATATGGACGAATTTCGCACAGTCTTGGCAAATCTCAAATATGATTGTCCTATCGACTTCATCTCAGCCGAAGATGGAGTCTGTCAAATCTCCAAGGACAATTGTGCTGTTCTGCTCCATACGCCAACAATTGGGGAAGAGAGATACATAGCCGGGCTCGTATCTCCAAATATAGATAATCCTGCCCCTCTTAGATGGAATACAAGACTACAAGGGTTCACTATCTGGCTCTTGACTGGGGACTTATGTATAATCACATTGATGATAGTCTTCGCAACGTTTTCTGGGACACAAGCGATGACGCAACTTGAAGAATTCTTTACGCAAAACATAGCCATTGTATTTGGAATACCTCTTTTCCTCTTTGGAGTACTCTCTTTGTTGATGTTTCTATTCAATAGATCAAATATACCAGAACAGAATCAGGAGGCTGCAGAAATGGTGCGTTCAGACTTGAAAGAATCTCTAGAACAACTCTGTTCTGAATTCCACACAGAGGAAATCGAAACCACGCAGGAGTTACCAAAAGAAATCGATCAAGCCTTAGAGAAACTCCTTTCAGCAGCTGATACTGTAGATAAACTCCCTACATCTATTTTGAATATAGATCTGCCACCAGCAGAAGACCGCGCATATCGTAGCTATGGGTGAAATATCATTTCGCTGCACAATTCTAGGCTGATAATCAACAATCACCCTTTTGTAGCAAGTACCTCATAGAAACCCTTCTCCTCATATGAAATGAGTTTCAGAATTTCAAACTCCAGACCTCTCAGTTTGTCCGACATTTCGTCAGGCATTCTAACGCAGAAAAAGCGATTTTCCGAAACAAAAATGCCATTTCCTTTGGAAATGAAATTCTCCTTTGTTTTCAAGTGAGTTGGGGAGAACTGACCGACCAGCAAGAAAGAGCCTGAACGTAGCTGGGCAACAGATTGGAAAAATCGTTTTTGATCGTTCCTACCGACATGCTGGCTAGTGTAGTAGTCTATGACGATATCGTACTCATTGAGGTGATATTCAAATTCCTGCAGAGAAACCTCTCTCAGATCAAACTGAGATTCAGGAATCTCTTCATTCGAAAACTTCGCTCTGCAAAGCTCAAGAGCTCTTTGTGAAATATCAATACCAGTAACCCGAAGTCCCTTCTTCAAAAAGGGAAGAGCGGCTTCACCAGTTCCTATTCCAATATCAAGCAGATGCATATCAGGTTCCGCATAATCCAGAAGAGCCTGTAGCCCTTTGAAATGAGAATATCCTCTAGGATACATCGAGCGCCAGATATCGCCCTGTCTGTTGTATGTCTCCTTCCATGATTCTTCTTGATTCGCTACCATACCCGGACCACCCAGAAAATGTCTGTTCTTTTGTTTTCAAAAAAAAAAGAATGGGGGTTCGGAAGATTCCAAGCCCCCAACTATCTTTTTCGTTCTAACTTACGTTCTATTACCCAACTATGGAGAATCCATCGAACGCAAGCGTTGGAACTTCTGCTCCGTATGGAACAAGAGTCTTGTCCTCGCCGATACGAATGAGATTGGCTAGGCCTTCGTAGAACTTGCCCGAGACGCTTGTTGATTTCAGTGGGCATTTCTTCTCCCCATCTTCGACAAGATAAACGTTATTGGCAACGACAGAGAACTCCCCGGTACTGACATTGGTATGGAACATGCCGATTGGTGGCTCTGTAATCAAAATCGCCTTCTCGTCGAATGACGAAACAACGTCCTCATGAGAGCCCTTGCCAGCAGCAACATCTAGGAACTTCATGGAAATCGAGGGAGGTGATTCGTATGGTGTTGATCCGCCAAATATTCCTCCACCGCGAGAGCTGTTGCCTGTAGAGCCGCTCCCGAACTGCCTGCCGTAGTAGGTATCGAACAAGAAGCTCTTCAGAACACCATCCTCGATTATGACATTCTTCTGCTGAGGATAGCCTTCTGCATCAATTGCTTCGGTACCCATGCCGGTTGGTTTCTGACCATCGTCAATTAGTGTGAAGTCCTCAGAAGCGATGGTATCGCCAATCATGTCACAAAGAGGTGATATCCCTTCAACAACAGGTCTACCAAGAGTAGCCTTACCAATGCTTGAAAGAAGATATGCAGCGGCGGCTCTAGGAGCCCATATGGTAGGCAATGTTGTCGTCTCATCCAACTTCTCTGCACCTAGCTGTTCGACTGCAGATTGAGCCGCATTCTTTCCAACACCTTCAGTCTCAAACAACCTCTCGCGTGCCCCATCGAAATCGTAGGCGGACTTCCGTTCTCCGTTTTGTATAGCAATCACTTGACCAACACAATAATTGGACACTGACCGGGTAGCAGCTTCCACGCCTAACGAGTTGACAACTGCGTAACCGCCCCAGCTTGCTTCAGCAGATCCGCCAACAACCTTTGCTCGTTCGTCAACGGACCCAGCTTCTTCCACAATGGATTCGCTGTGTTTGATTAAATCATCAACGCCCAGCTCAAGAATCGCTTCATCTGCAAGACCTTCCTTAGCAGGTTTCTTTGGTTCA from Candidatus Lokiarchaeota archaeon harbors:
- a CDS encoding pirin family protein, coding for MTMGNEIREVKWKKRSRSTQEGAGVLVRRAIGHQDTDELDPFLLLDEFGSESKGDYDAGFPSHPHRGFETVTYMLEGKVEHEDSTGRSGIIGPGDIQWMTAGSGIIHSEMPQTENGGLRGLQLWVNLPAEKKMTQPTYRGYDRSSIPEVEPSEGVKVKVIAGTVSDVEGPIQDIAIRPEYLDVTMQPESEFRHTVPEKHTAFAYMLDGEAEFGKKRKKASARELVVLETGTKVLVRTDEGLTRFILASGKPLGEPVAWRGSVVMNTQEEVRQAFSEVRNGTFVKAQ
- a CDS encoding methyltransferase domain-containing protein gives rise to the protein MVANQEESWKETYNRQGDIWRSMYPRGYSHFKGLQALLDYAEPDMHLLDIGIGTGEAALPFLKKGLRVTGIDISQRALELCRAKFSNEEIPESQFDLREVSLQEFEYHLNEYDIVIDYYTSQHVGRNDQKRFFQSVAQLRSGSFLLVGQFSPTHLKTKENFISKGNGIFVSENRFFCVRMPDEMSDKLRGLEFEILKLISYEEKGFYEVLATKG